In Kwoniella pini CBS 10737 chromosome 2, complete sequence, the sequence AACGTGGAAGTGGATTGTGGTTAACTGGAAAAAGATGTTTAGATGTAGGTTGTGGAGGTGGATTATTATCTGAATCATTAGCTAGATTGGGCGGAGAGATCGTAGGTGTAGATGCAAGTGAATCAAATATTGGAATAGCTACTACACATGCTCAACAAGATCCACAATTATCAAGAAAGATGTCCAGTGGAGAATTACAATTCAGACATTCATCTGCTGAAGCCTTACGAGATGCTGGTGAGAAATTCGATGTGGTTTGTGCGATGGAGGTCCTGGAACATGTTGATCAACCTGGAGAGTTCATGAAATGTCTAGGAGAGATGGTGAAAGTGAGTCTtgtcaaaatcaagaaattccTCTGCTGCCTTACTCGATGCAGGCTGACTCGGGATGCAGCCCGGAGGTCACCTAATCTTATCGACAATATCACGAACACCTTTATCCCAACTCCTGACACTGACCCTGGCAGAAGATGTTCTACGTTTGGTTACACCTGGAACGCATACATATCGAAAGTTTGTCAAGCCACATGAACTCCGTCGATTTGTTCACTCGGATATGGGCGGGTACAACACATGGCACAAGAATGAAGATGCAAGTGATATAAGGACTGATGAAGTTGGAGAAACTAGAGGAATAATATATGATCCATTAGCTgggaaatggaaattgtGGGGTGGCGTAGAGGGCACCTTTTGGAAAGATGTGGGAGAGGGTTGCAATTACATGTATCACgcaagaaaaagaatatagGATAGGGGTTTGTACTTCTGGATGCCAGATATGGGGCTGCGTAGATCACAAAAGGTGCTTGTCGCAAGCCCAATCCCATATACTCCATTCTTCGTAGACAGGCAAATTGAGCGATGCATTTTAGCTGGAGGTCAAGctatattatattataaTGTACTATATTAGTGAAAGAACGTGTCTATCAAATCGTTACTATGGAACAGTCATTTTATATTTCTAATTGTGTTGATGGAAGAGCGTAAGAGTCTGATCAAGGTGTGGAGGCGGAATGCTCTGATGCGGTAACCTGCTTCTCATTGGACGTTTGAGTAGGTTCGTCCTGAGAGCTTTGTTCTTTACCTGAGTTCTTCGGTACTCTGGCAAGCCAATAAATTCCGACCGCAGCGACaatgttgaaaaagatataaGCGAACATGATACCGAAATCTCTCCACCTAAGAAGGGACGACAAATCATTGAGCGATCAACACTGTAATTCTGATGGAAATGGTGTCTAATCACTTACCTGTGAGTATAAGAAAGACCGAAACCAGATAAGAAAGTATTAGTGGATCGAGTGGAACAGAAAGAGCATTCGCTTGTGGCGTTTGGATCCAGTAAATAACCCCCTGCAGTTGAAATATAATCTTCCATATATTGTCCACATGTATTTCCTGCTGTAGGTGTGAATTTAAGGAACTCATTGGCGGCGCAAATGATCTCTGTATTGGCTACTGCTACACTCAACATCCCTTCGACTAAATAAGTGAAAGGAGACACCCTGAACAATGTATCTGATTAGTGCGTTTCGCAATACAAAAGCATCAGATCGCTCACCTGTACATGAAAATCCAGAAACGAGGCAAAGAATCACCCGGTACTAATACACTAAAGCCAGATAAATGTTAGCAAGCTTCGAAACGACCCAGATACTAGCCGTTTTTCGTGACGTACCCGCAGAACACCAATGTAAGACTGAACAAAAGATTCGCGATGTTACCAGCCGTCTCAGCGGTTTCAATACCTGCCACAATCATAGTTGAGAAAGTCGAAGTGAAGAGTAAGAATGTTTCCACATATAGCCACATTAAGGCCCCTCGTAGATGGACAGCGTTGGTAGGTATGGCGTTTCTGTAATATCCGATAGGATAATACCAGCAGAAGAATACGGCGATTCCCATTATAACTGTTTGTGTTATTGCTTTAGCGATCGAAGTTGAAATCAGGAGAAAGGCAGGAATAACTCACAAGACCATGGAATTTCGGCGGTAAGCTGAGTCAGGATGAACACCTTCCAGGAATATACTTTAGATGGTCGTTCTCGGACTTCATACAGACTTCGTTGCGTGACAAAGTGCGGCATCATCTGTTGAACCAATTGACCGAAGATTGTGAAGAGCTGTCCCAGAATACAATCAGCCTCCC encodes:
- a CDS encoding 3-demethylubiquinone-9 3-O-methyltransferase, with amino-acid sequence MPRPSIPQHHLLRRSAARPVATRPHSRPVVATRSLKTTSSTYSPTPSPSRQVSQPSTSTSTFTTINASEISHFSNLSSHWWDEDGEFKLLHRMNPTRIEYIRQKVALQPADEEHWSFEDRHRDLEKEAERGSGLWLTGKRCLDVGCGGGLLSESLARLGGEIVGVDASESNIGIATTHAQQDPQLSRKMSSGELQFRHSSAEALRDAGEKFDVVCAMEVLEHVDQPGEFMKCLGEMVKPGGHLILSTISRTPLSQLLTLTLAEDVLRLVTPGTHTYRKFVKPHELRRFVHSDMGGYNTWHKNEDASDIRTDEVGETRGIIYDPLAGKWKLWGGVEGTFWKDVGEGCNYMYHARKRI